Proteins encoded together in one Amblyomma americanum isolate KBUSLIRL-KWMA chromosome 1, ASM5285725v1, whole genome shotgun sequence window:
- the LOC144116389 gene encoding uncharacterized protein LOC144116389, producing MAVEARSVCWEAFLAFPSVVFRGVRPRAMDPRTFEKKYRTKHAYGKRKRKPVTARKKRLLSAGGSAEPSDRSESAEYAPNVLCDLSPNVLRDLPPSRAPASDSETNHDLLPSKRGRSVTAPVTIDVRERPTIRECPVATSSSTDNGVGLQRSSPPDCRASKTRFRGESFHAEMSPQPTTASEGSPMPSTSSGASTVLQRGRTLDAADAPAAVLAAHRSVDSSPRERRTIQAHLKTRFVSAESAELQASRVRESLRAVSATERKFGLTGSQENAIPAPPEEEFMLVQVAALNSLIGSTLCPTCQQPGLAVHRETELGLAVKMVLSCISCGTLQSEWSSQRKSGSRAFEVNIRAMQAIKSIGKGPTALNDFWATMNVSHRGLHHKTYDEHLKKIFKPAAAAAAHNIFTDAVEAVKKVYIEMGTFSKNITVVYDGTWLTRGHSSHTGVGCIIEFHTGLVLDCVVLSNFCLGCSRQPAESNPHYAEWKQQHQCQKNTDVNSGRMEVEAALQLFRRSLSKNDLRYTNIVCDGDSRMFRTLCDEEVYGFVQLSKEDCINHVKKRMGAALRSLVAKAKKGEPLGGKGGLTQQLIKKLTNYYGLALRNHSEVEEMQRAVMATYYHITSTDGEPHHELCPPGPLSWCNHRSAEAEGQPAPAHKYKLSAKVAEALLPVYQRLSDPQLLARCKGGKTQNAAESLHSVIWSLISKDQHASLFAVETAVHEAISRYNSGSLKAYSDLCTTLGLRPGALSLQRAVEKDSQRMKKAHKVHLLKGQRAKKSPAAKDTKFYNAGAF from the coding sequence ATGGCGGTTGAGGCAAGGAGCGTCTGCTGGGAAGCCTTTCTGGCCTTTCCTTCTGTTGTGTTTCGAGGAGTTCGACCACGTGCAATGGATCCGCGCACGTTCGAAAAGAAGTACCGGACGAAGCATGCCTACGGGAAGCGGAAACGCAAGCCCGTCACAGCAAGGAAGAAGCGGCTATTGTCAGCTGGTGGTTCGGCCGAGCCAAGCGACCGTTCAGAATCGGCGGAGTACGCGCCCAACGTGCTGTGCGATCTCTCGCCCAACGTGCTGCGGGATCTTCCGCCGAGTCGAGCACCAGCCAGTGATAGTGAGACGAACCATGATCTTTTGCCGTCGAAGCGCGGGCGCAGTGTTACTGCACCGGTGACGATCGACGTGCGCGAGCGTCCCACCATACGCGAGTGTCCCGTCGCAACTTCGTCCAGCACAGATAACGGAGTCGGCTTGCAGCGGTCATCGCCGCCCGACTGCAGAGCATCAAAGACGCGCTTCCGCGGTGAATCGTTCCACGCCGAGATGTCTCCGCAGCCAACAACCGCCAGTGAAGGCAGTCCCATGCCATCGACGAGTTCCGGCGCTTCGACGGTGCTGCAACGCGGGCGCACGCTCGATGCCGCGGATGCGCCGGCGGCCGTCCTTGCCGCTCATCGCAGTGTTGACAGTTCGCCCAGAGAACGTCGCACTATTCAAGCTCACCTAAAAACACGATTTGTGTCCGCGGAAAGTGCAGAACTGCAAGCGTCGAGAGTTCGTGAATCGCTTCGCGCGGTTTCAGCAACGGAGCGCAAGTTCGGGCTGACTGGCTCACAGGAAAATGCCATTCCCGCACCTCCAGAAGAGGAGTTTATGCTTGTTCAAGTTGCTGCTTTGAACTCGCTGATTGGTTCCACGCTTTGCCCAACTTGTCAGCAGCCCGGCCTAGCAGTGCACCGCGAGACTGAACTGGGGCTAGCTGTGAAGATGGTACTTTCATGCATTTCCTGTGGTACCCTACAGTCAGAGTGGTCCTCGCAAAGGAAGAGCGGCTCTAGAGCTTTTGAGGTCAACATCAGAGCTATGCAAGCAATAAAGAGCATTGGGAAAGGACCAACTGCTCTTAATGACTTCTGGGCCACCATGAATGTCTCGCATCGTGGGTTACACCACAAAACATATGATGAGCACCTCAAAAAAATTTTCAAGCCTGCCGCAGCGGCAGCTGCACACAACATCTTCACAGATGCTGTAGAGGCAGTGAAAAAGGTGTACATTGAAATGGGGACATTTTCAAAGAACATCACAGTAGTTTATGATGGCACATGGTTGACACGCGGTCACAGCTCCCATACTGGCGTAGGCTGTATAATTGAATTTCATACAGGACTTGTGTTGGACTGCGTAGTTCTGTCCAACTTCTGCCTTGGGTGCAGCCGACAGCCAGCAGAAAGTAACCCCCATTATGCTGAATGGAAGCAGCAACACCAGTGCCAGAAAAACACTGATGTGAATTCTGGAAGAATGGAGGTTGAGGCTGCACTACAACTCTTCAGGCGCTCCTTGAGCAAAAATGATTTGCGCTACACAAACATAGTTTGTGATGGGGACAGCCGCATGTTTCGCACTTTGTGTGATGAAGAAGTTTATGGTTTTGTGCAGCTGTCTaaagaagactgcataaatcATGTGAAAAAACGAATGGGGGCTGCACTTCGCTCTTTGGTAGCCAAGGCAAAGAAAGGAGAGCCACTAGGTGGAAAGGGGGGCCTGACACAGCAGCTCATCAAAAAACTGACGAACTACTATGGCCTTGCTCTGCGGAACCATTCAGAAGTCGAGGAAATGCAAAGGGCAGTAATGGCAACATACTACCACATCACATCAACAGATGGTGAGCCCCATCATGAGCTGTGTCCCCCTGGCCCCCTTAGCTGGTGCAACCACCGATCAGCTGAGGCAGAAGGGCAGCCAGCACCAGCTCACAAGTACAAGCTTTCAGCTAAAGTTGCTGAAGCACTTCTGCCTGTGTACCAGCGCCTCTCAGACCCTCAGTTGCTGGCCCGGTGCAAAGGAGGCAAAACTCAAAACGCGGCTGAGAGTCTCCATTCAGTGATATGGTCATTAATATCAAAAGACCAGcatgcctcactgtttgccgTGGAAACAGCAGTGCACGAGGCAATTTCAAGGTACAACTCGGGCAGTCTGAAAGCTTATTCAGACCTGTGCACAACATTGGGCCTGCGCCCTGGTGCCCTCTCTCTTCAGCGGGCTGTCGAGAAAGATTCCCAGCGAATGAAGAAAGCACACAAAGTCCATCTCCTGAAAGGACAGAGGGCTAAGAAGTCACCTGCTGCCAAGGACACCAAATTTTACAACGCAGGAGCATTCTAG